TACAAATTTAAGTATTTTCAGTTTTTATTTAGTCAAAATTAACATATCTTCTTTTACCTtatgagttttcaaaaattcgaCATTTAACATTTTTTGGATAAAAAACTGATTTGATAAAAGAGCACCAAATTATTGTGAGAGAAATAAAAACAAACTTTCATCATTAAATTTTTATCAGTGCTTATTtatttaagagtaaactgccattttggtccttgaggttttgtcacttttgccactttagtctaaaacttaaaccttttgcatctgagtccctgtggtttcagttttattgccattttggtccaaaaatgaaatcaggtcatatttgtagtataaaatcctgcaattttatcattttccttagaggcaaatcaggtcatatttgtcttataaaatatgatatttattgataaaaaataaatgatcattttgcccctgcggaaaaggacaaaatagcaggattttataagacaaatattacctgatttcatttttggaccaaaatggcaataaaactgaaaccacagggacccagatgcaaaaattttgagttttggactaaagtggcaaaagtgaccaaaccacagggaccaaaatggcagtttactctttatttaaatataacctttttatatACAAATACATATGTTTATGTACATGATAAACCATCAGGGCCGGCTAACCCGTGCCGACGCCCGAGGCCCTAATTTTCAAAGGGCCCGAAAAGTCTTTATAAACTTCTATGTGTTTATTAAATTATATGTTTAGTATATTCATTCGTTTATTATGCAAAAAAAGTTGATGGTGTAATGGAAAAAAGCATCTCAAGATGATCTAAAAGTCTCAATTTCAAGTCTTGGCTCCATcactaaagttttattttttcAATTCATTTCCACTTAACCACTATTTTGGGCCCAATTCTTTTTTACACCCGACGGCCTAAATTTTTTCGAGAGTTTTCGGGAATGGCTCTGTAAACCATCAAACTAATTTCTTCATATGCTTTTAAATTTTTAACCATTTACCGGGCATGTGTAACTAATATAACTTACACGTGACTTACATATGTTTGGTTATGTATGTAAACAAGTGTGTGTATTGAATTTTATGTGAGAAGAATAAATATTGCATTTATATcaactttttatatatttttttaagatTGAATCACTATTATATTTAGTGTCTTTTCGTAACATTTAGTGTTCAACATAGATCCCAACTCTCTATACctatttttttaagaaaattaAACAATAGGAAAGTCATTTATAGGTTTAATTCGTTTCGTTACAAAATTAAACCATTATTATATGTGTTGCTTACTTTTAATTTTTTGTAAATTTTAGCAAGTAAATGAACTTCgttttatgtaaaaaaaacgTAGCATATTGATagtttatattttgttttgaaaatATAAGATTAAAGGATATATTAACAAGCAAACCATTGTATATatattgtattatatatatattattagccAAGGCTCATGAATAGTTCCTTTTTTTACTTTAGTGGTCTTTTTTAATTTGATATATACATTTAGAAATACATATTGAATCAATAAAGTTAGGTGTTAAAGTGGTTAAGTTGTGTACTACTACTTAATATACTCAAGTTCAATTCTTGAAGCCTTCAATTTTGAAtgcttttttttatatattaattttttattttaataattccTTTTTATCTTTTAAATCATGTTTCCCTTATCATTTAATTTGATAtttataatatttcttttttttttaaatcatgttTCCCTTatcatttaatttaatatttataataatttaTGTTCGTTAactttttctaaaacctaagtacGTAGTTATGTTTAATTTTCCTTGACATTCAggtataaattttgttaaaacgAAGTTGTATTCAAAAAAGAGTTTGTATTTGGTATGGTAAAATGGTATAATGATGAATTGAGACCGAACAGATTATGacggtttggctttctaaacaacatcTTTAAATTTCAAATAACATTTGTTTTACATTAACATTTGCTTTGTTTCGCTGCAACGCGCGACTTCAAGAAATCTAGTATATATTGATTTCGAGGtatgatgaatagtaactttatttttataacaatatatagatttttattattttattattttatatattataatattttattattgtatttacttttaataacatatttttcttttttaaacatctatttcctttaccttttttaataattgttttttttctttttttaacatatattaatttgttaattaatttgatacttctttaataagttacgtttataacttttttctaaaaacttaagtacgtagttgtgcttgatttctttCTCTGACAttatgttataagttttgttaaaacaaggttatactcaaaataaagtatttatttagtatcataaaacggtacgatgataaactaaacatttctaatggtttgactttctaaacaacatgctttattttcaaatcacgtttgttttacattatcatttgctcggtttcgccgcaacgcatgatataaaaaaactagttgaAGTTTAGTGTTAAAAATTTAGGTCAATTACCACACTCATTTTGCTTCTTTTGCCTTTTAGAATGACATAATTCATTCTTACAAAATCTATTTTGCTATTATAAATCGGATCAATAATATGGTATTAACTATTCCCTTTGATAGCCGCCCCTTTGTTCCACAGTTCCAATGTCGTGATACGAATCCCTACTAACCCAGCCAGCCAAACCCATATTTCACACATAATTAAAAAAAGGTTAGCCAATGATGCCTAGCCCAACTGGTCGGAGGTGGGAGGGTTTACCACGCTTGCGTGGGTTCCCGCCCGGGTGGCTCCGAGTTTGATCCACAAGGTATGCAAAACATGCGAAGCCTTCGGGCGAGGGGTTGAAAAGCCTGTATGCACGGGGGATTCGAACCGGGGGTGTGTAGGTTGTAGGCAAAAGACTTACTCAGGTGATCTAagccgttaaaaaaataaaataaaaaaaggttaAGACCCTAATGAATTAGGGGCCTAAAGCCCTAACTCATTTGACTTGGGCTAGGGCCGGTCCTGCAAACAAGTATTTGAATGTAAATTGAGATTACCCTAGTTTTCACCAAGGGCCTAACCTTTTTTTAGATACTCACACGCCCTTTATATGTCTATTCATTACTCAAAATCTATTTTTTTACTATTCATATATGACCAAAACTTGATAACATCTACagaaataaattaaataaacGAGTGACTTTTGTATTTGTTACTCGTTTGCCTTTGTTCATTCTTAATTCTTATTACGTGTTTTATCCATTAAAAACGTCACAATAAGGAATGATATAAACGTGAAAATCGCATatctttttttaaataatttatttttaatccATAAAATACACATGTTTTTATTCATGATAAATTAAGAATATTGTTAAGCGAATCGGTTATCTAAAATAACATAGGCATATAACAAAATATGAAAATTGAGTTTAACGTATTTAAGAAAAATAGTGAGGCTGAAATTACAAAGACAAATAATAACACTAACTGAAAATACAAGActttgttaagttaactaatcaaATTCTGGTCTCCAGTTTATCGGCTACACAAACCGGGTTTTCTTTCTCTAAAACCGCACGGCCAGCGGCTTTGAAATCAAATTTGCATGCATGTTCTTCAGGCATCCGGTGCAACCCACAAAAACTTTGACCACACCTACACCCGAACCCAATCAACCCAACCCGTTTGTTGCAGACGTGGCATCTGTTCTTCGTCTTGACTTCAACACTACGATGGTCTTTCAATGGGATTGTATCAACGACATTAACGGAAATAACTGTTTGCTTGGATGTCTCCTTCTGAAGCACAACCTTAAAACAAATAGAACAATAGTTTTGGGTTTTCGGGTTCCCAAAAAACCCGCAACCCGCCTTGCAAAGTTGGGGTGTTTCTGACTGGTCAACTTCCTCCCGCTGCTTCATCGTCATCGCTGTTTGTTTTCTTTAATGGTCTCTTCGTCGTGGTTGATTTAATGAGAAACATGTATTGTTTGCATTGGATTATGGGGGTATATATAGGGAGGAGTTACGGATTATACAAAAAAAATGGATTTGTATGACAATTTGGATACCAACCATAAACTTTCGTACTGATAGGGCCCAAATCGAAATACCCAT
Above is a window of Helianthus annuus cultivar XRQ/B chromosome 14, HanXRQr2.0-SUNRISE, whole genome shotgun sequence DNA encoding:
- the LOC110906295 gene encoding AN1-type zinc finger protein 5 — its product is MTMKQREEVDQSETPQLCKAGCGFFGNPKTQNYCSICFKVVLQKETSKQTVISVNVVDTIPLKDHRSVEVKTKNRCHVCNKRVGLIGFGCRCGQSFCGLHRMPEEHACKFDFKAAGRAVLEKENPVCVADKLETRI